The Silene latifolia isolate original U9 population unplaced genomic scaffold, ASM4854445v1 scaffold_831, whole genome shotgun sequence genome contains the following window.
tacatacccgtgcaattttgcacgagtttaaaactagtttaggtttataagtccttgttaATTTCATGTATCCAACATTGTGTGTGCTTTCGTATTCTGTTAAGTAGTTTGATTTCTCATGAGTAATTATCATTCTTACAAATTCAACGACTGTATTTAAGGTATTGCATTTTTTCTTATATATGCAGGACACTAATTTGCATTTGTTATATCCTCGTTTCACTGCCCAAAAATAGGTTACAAAACAATTGGGGCAGATTGTTGTATGTTGCTGCCCTGTAATGCTCACTACCGAGTCATATATGCGATAAATTAAATTGAAGCACCGCGCCCGGTCGGGCGCGCAACAACTAGTAACCATAAAAGCCCGGAATCTATAGCCTTATGGGCCTCCTCTTCAAATCAACACTAAACCAACATCAAAAGGATCACCCATCTCACACGAATCTATCTCCCTCCCTCTCTAATTCAACCATTTTCGATCATCACTCCTTATCCAACCCAAAAAAAAATTATCCATTAAAAACCACCATTTTTTCAGgagaggaaaataaaataaaaaaatggcATCTTTAGCAAATCAATTAGCAGGAAATCTAAGATGCCCTCCATTAGCAAACACAAATTTATCAAAACccttattttcaaacaaacatggTGGTTATAGGCAGAATAGGACAAGTCCAATTGTGTCAGCAGTAGCTGTAAACAATGCACAAACAAGAGAAAGGCAGAagctcaaggatttgtttgaagAAGCCTACGAACGATGTCGTACTGCTCCTATGCAAGGTGTCTCCTTTACTGTTGATGATTTTCATTCTGCTCTTGATAAGTATGACTTCAATACTGAGCTTGGTACCAAGGTACTTACTCCCtttgtcccggtcaattgttttCTATTTCCGTTTTGAATTGCAAAGTCTGTCTCTAGTGCTTATTTTAATTTCTGGGTTCACTCCATTTGTTACTCCAGTGGTGCACCTGTAATAAAAATATTCATATTAattctcggtcatttgtttaggTATTCCATTTACgggtgtctcattcatttgtttacatttctataTTGGGGATACCTTGTAGGGTAATTTGATAATCTGCATAAACTATTATCTACCTGTCACTCAATAACACTACCCATAAATGGTCTCCTACTCTatctttggtctttgtgccaaagtcaaaggtaaacaaatgaccaggacggagggagtaattctTTTTGTTTCCGTTTCTTCTCAGGTGAAGGGTACCGTATTCTGTACCGATGCTAATGGAGCACTAGTCGACATAACAGCAAAATCCTCGGCATACTTACCTGTCCAAGAGGCTTCTATTCACAGAATAAAACATGTTCATGAAGCCGGCATAGTTCCTGGGGTGCGGGAAGAATTCATTATTATTGGTGAAAATGAAGCAGATGATAGCttgatcttgagtctcaaatcaATTCAGTTTGGGCTTGCATGGGAACGGTGTCGACAGCTGCAAGCCGAGGATGTTGTTATCAAGGGAAAGGTTTGTATTGCTACAATGTCTTTTAGCCGCAAGCCGAGGATGTTACTTGTTGCAATTACTATTTGTGCTGATACATGAGAATCTTCAAGGCCAGAAAGCTGCAGGATAGTAATTAGTTTGCTGATTTaacatattttgtttttctttttatcaGATTGTTGGAGCGAACAAAGGTGGAGCGGTGGCACTGGTGGAAGGTCTTCGTGGCTTTGTTCCCTTTTCTCAGATATCAACTGTAATTTTCTTTGGTTCTGTTGTTCCCTTCTGTCCCTTCCCTTTTTTCTCCTTATGGCACAAGGTTTCTTCATGTTCTTTATTTAGTTTATAGTATTACCTGCGCTCTTACATGTCCTTCCAACGAAAAACGAGTGATTCGTaggtcctgttcttttggacttcagTTTTCTGAACTGAAGTTATACAAGTACTCTGTTCAGTTTGTAAAATGCATGTTCACTTCCTTCCAATAAGCGAGAATAAATTTCTAAACGCACAATTCATCTGATAGGTCACATCTTTCCAGTTACATCGGCTTAGCTGTAAAACATGTATCTGACATCTTTCTTTGGAAAAGTAATTTATTTTTTACCTTTTCACATCAGAAATCTGAAGCTGAGGACCTTCTTGAGAAGGAACTCCCCTTAAAGTTTGTTGAGGTTGATGAGGAACAATCCAGGTTGGTGCTTAGCAACCGCAAAGCAATGGCTGACAGCCAGGCACAACTTGGGATTGGATCTGTTGTTACAGGAACAGTTCAATCGCTCAAACCTTATGGGGCCTTTATTGATATTGGTGGGATCAATGGGCTTCTCCATGTTAGTCAAATCAGTCATGACCGTGTTTCCGATATTGCAACCGTCCTGCAACCTGGTGACACCTTGAAGGTAATCCTTTCATACACTGTCGTGAAAATGAACTCATCCGATAGACACACAAGGTCTTGACCCTCTAATACTTGATAGGTCATGATTTTGAGCCATGACCGAGAAAGAGGCAGGGTTAGTCTGTCGACCAAGAAGTTGGAGCCCACTCCTGGAGACATGATTCGTAATCCAAAACTTGTCTTTGAAAAGGTAAATACCTTTTCTTTTCTACAGAGTTATTAAGCTTCACTGAGCAGTTTCAACATCACTTTCAATATGTCCATCTAGTGAACTGCCAGAGAAATGTATTTTTGATACGCCTTATAAGGTGTACTTATGCAAGGACCATTTGAGACTGCTAGTATTGTGTAGAGTCTACATCTGAGCTCTAGCTATCAACACTAAACTTTATTCTTTACCTTTTTCGGGAGGGGTAAGGTTGAATCTAATCTAGCAGAAGCTAGTTTAGTCTTTCTAAGTTTACGGATGTTCTGTAGCCTATGACAAAGTCAAAGCCAGGTGTATTGAATGCAAGCAACCTTATTCCTTAATTAAAAGAACGGTCACAATAATGAACATTGCTACCAGAATTGTATCGACAAACTTACATATCACAGTAAAAGAAGTGCAAACAATTTAATGAGCCATATTCTCCACATTCTAAAGCCTTAGAACAGTGAGTCTAACCTGTCTAAAAAGTTCACTTTTCTAAGCTAACTAAACCCTAGAAGATCTTTCACTTGGCAATTGGGTAGCCCGTAGCCATTATCCAACTGAATAATAAGGCGCAAGGGCACAGCCAATCAATGTTTTTTTCTAGTAAAGAACATTCCAAAAAAAATGTTAGCAAAAGCTGCATTATAAAAGACCATCTCAAAACAGAAAGTGCAAAGCAAAATGAAATATTGAGAACTGAagtattatttattttttgtttttttatacaGTTAGTTACTATGCTATATTCAGTTTACACAAAAATTGCAACTACTAAATAAATTGTGTATACTAAATGGTGATCCTTCGTCTACAATGCACCATCTAATGCATAACCTCTTCTTATAAATATACATCAGGCTGAGGAGATGGCACAAACCTTCAGACAAAGAATTGCACAAGCTGAAGCAATGGCCCGTGCTGACATGCTCAGATTTCAGCCAGAGGTACCTGTACAATACTCGCTTTTTTTCATCTCTGTGGCCAAAACCCATATTCATCGtattttgtattctttgtgtctcatctatttgtttacctattccttTGTTTATGATTCCTATTCAGGTAAGTTGTTGTCCATTAAACATGGGTTTACCTCCACATTTTAACGTTCGCACCCATGTGATGAGTGGACACCATCATTTATTAAGGATCCAAATACAAATGTAGATAAACAAATGAGACAAAGCtgaagctgctttaggatattgtataagagatcataatggtaaagtcgttttgttagGAGCAAAAAATTGTGGATCTAATAGCATTCTTGTTGCAGAAGCCCTAGAAT
Protein-coding sequences here:
- the LOC141640484 gene encoding small ribosomal subunit protein bS1c, yielding MASLANQLAGNLRCPPLANTNLSKPLFSNKHGGYRQNRTSPIVSAVAVNNAQTRERQKLKDLFEEAYERCRTAPMQGVSFTVDDFHSALDKYDFNTELGTKVKGTVFCTDANGALVDITAKSSAYLPVQEASIHRIKHVHEAGIVPGVREEFIIIGENEADDSLILSLKSIQFGLAWERCRQLQAEDVVIKGKIVGANKGGAVALVEGLRGFVPFSQISTKSEAEDLLEKELPLKFVEVDEEQSRLVLSNRKAMADSQAQLGIGSVVTGTVQSLKPYGAFIDIGGINGLLHVSQISHDRVSDIATVLQPGDTLKVMILSHDRERGRVSLSTKKLEPTPGDMIRNPKLVFEKAEEMAQTFRQRIAQAEAMARADMLRFQPESGLTLSSDGILGPLTSDLPEEGLDLSDLPPAQES